In Oscillatoria acuminata PCC 6304, a single window of DNA contains:
- a CDS encoding substrate-binding domain-containing protein has protein sequence MANKTGPSPVLYFVVFLILAAVGYWFLSSEEQTAQITPNGAIAPQPEAQATSGPSTSTPTLPSAPLAQTPARSDTFSLLASVPANTSVRIDGSTSMVTINQNLKQGFERQYAGTNILAVANGSERGIQAVQQGNADLAAISRSLTPQEKAQRLAVVAIASDRIALVVGIDNPYTGGMTQQQVQQIFQGQITNWQEIGGPTGPIQVLNRPSISGTHQAFQEIVLNGGNFGNSPNITTLPRDETTGMLRQLGRNGIGYATYTQVANQQTVKTLPIDGMMPDHPNYPLQRVLSYAYQQPPNPAVQAFLGYAISPQGQQAMLSGSN, from the coding sequence GTGGCTAACAAAACTGGACCTTCGCCCGTTCTTTATTTTGTCGTCTTTCTGATTCTAGCCGCAGTCGGTTACTGGTTCTTAAGTTCGGAAGAACAAACCGCGCAAATCACGCCCAATGGTGCGATCGCCCCTCAGCCTGAGGCCCAGGCGACCTCCGGACCCAGCACTTCTACCCCAACACTGCCATCGGCCCCCCTTGCCCAGACCCCGGCGAGAAGTGATACCTTTTCCCTGCTGGCATCAGTCCCCGCGAATACGTCTGTCAGAATTGACGGTTCTACCAGCATGGTGACCATTAATCAGAACCTAAAACAGGGGTTTGAGAGACAATATGCCGGGACCAACATCCTCGCCGTTGCCAATGGAAGTGAACGGGGAATCCAGGCAGTTCAGCAGGGAAACGCGGACTTGGCGGCCATTTCGCGATCGCTGACCCCCCAGGAAAAAGCCCAGAGATTAGCAGTCGTGGCGATCGCCAGCGATCGGATCGCCCTGGTAGTCGGTATTGATAATCCCTATACCGGCGGAATGACTCAGCAGCAAGTCCAGCAAATCTTCCAAGGACAAATCACCAATTGGCAGGAGATTGGCGGACCTACAGGCCCCATTCAAGTCCTGAATCGCCCCAGTATCAGTGGCACTCATCAAGCCTTTCAGGAAATTGTACTCAATGGGGGCAATTTCGGGAACAGTCCCAACATCACCACCCTTCCCCGAGATGAAACCACCGGAATGTTGCGACAACTCGGACGCAATGGCATCGGATATGCCACCTACACACAAGTTGCCAATCAGCAAACCGTCAAAACGCTCCCCATCGATGGCATGATGCCCGATCATCCCAATTATCCCTTGCAGCGCGTCTTATCCTACGCCTATCAGCAGCCTCCCAACCCAGCAGTTCAAGCCTTTTTAGGCTATGCGATTTCCCCCCAAGGACAGCAAGCCATGCTTTCTGGCAGCAATTAA